From the genome of Winogradskyella forsetii, one region includes:
- a CDS encoding DUF420 domain-containing protein: MNSVDIEKEKKYNKWIIVLSIVIPLAVAALFGVNLRELGFDVQPLTILPPIYATINGFTAIVLVIAFIAIKNKNIVLHENLMTTAIWSSVVFLVLYVAYHMTSDSTKFGGEGVIRYIYYFILITHILLSVVIIPFVLVTYVRAITNNIEKHKKIARITFPLWLYVAVSGVVVYLMISPYYS, from the coding sequence ATGAATTCAGTAGATATAGAAAAAGAAAAAAAATACAATAAGTGGATTATAGTTTTGTCAATTGTAATACCATTGGCAGTTGCCGCTTTATTTGGTGTTAATCTCAGGGAGTTAGGCTTTGATGTTCAGCCACTTACTATTTTACCACCAATCTATGCTACTATTAACGGATTCACAGCCATAGTTTTGGTAATCGCTTTTATAGCCATAAAAAACAAAAATATTGTTCTTCATGAAAATTTAATGACAACCGCTATTTGGAGCTCTGTTGTTTTTCTCGTGCTGTATGTTGCTTATCACATGACTAGTGATTCCACAAAATTTGGAGGAGAAGGGGTAATTAGATATATCTATTATTTTATACTTATCACTCATATCTTATTATCGGTAGTTATCATTCCTTTTGTGTTAGTTACTTATGTACGGGCGATTACGAATAATATAGAAAAACATAAGAAAATAGCTAGAATTACGTTTCCGTTATGGCTTTATGTGGCTGTATCAGGTGTTGTGGTTTATCTAATGATTTCGCCTTACTATTCTTAG
- a CDS encoding cytochrome c oxidase subunit 3 gives MDLTEGTRDEKRARSKKMMLWVGIGSLIMSFSGLVSAFIVSSKQRLNEDWLVDFQLPNAFMVSLIFILFSSFTFILAKQALKQSKMQMVTVWLLVTLSLGIAFVYSQFVGFGEIIAMGYNFTGPTSNITMSYIYIIAVLHIAHVIAGLICLIVVIYNHFKQKYNANNMLGFELAANFWHFVDVLWVVLFLFLYFFRYII, from the coding sequence ATGGATTTAACCGAGGGAACACGAGACGAAAAAAGGGCAAGGTCTAAAAAGATGATGCTCTGGGTGGGTATTGGCTCATTGATTATGTCATTTTCGGGCTTGGTGAGTGCGTTTATTGTAAGCAGCAAACAACGATTGAATGAAGACTGGTTGGTAGATTTTCAATTGCCAAACGCATTTATGGTAAGTTTAATATTCATTTTGTTCAGTAGCTTTACATTTATTCTTGCCAAACAAGCACTAAAACAAAGCAAGATGCAAATGGTAACCGTTTGGTTATTAGTAACATTAAGTTTGGGTATTGCTTTTGTTTACAGTCAGTTTGTTGGTTTCGGCGAAATTATTGCAATGGGCTATAACTTCACGGGACCAACCAGTAATATCACGATGTCTTACATTTATATCATTGCCGTTTTGCACATAGCGCACGTCATTGCTGGCTTAATATGTTTGATTGTTGTAATTTATAATCATTTTAAACAAAAGTATAATGCCAACAATATGTTGGGTTTTGAACTCGCAGCAAATTTTTGGCATTTCGTAGATGTGCTTTGGGTTGTGCTCTTTTTGTTTTTATATTTTTTTAGATATATAATTTGA
- a CDS encoding efflux RND transporter periplasmic adaptor subunit, whose translation MKRTKTVIILALIVIVFGAALFYLWKKNQEDPITYTSESPTEQTIVVKTVATGSIVPKEEILIKPNISGVIEEVFIEAGEYVKSGDLIAQIKVIPNASSLTSAKNNIASNQTALQTAKINLQTQQSNYDRQKALFDKGVISANDFEGVKNSYLQTKQSVEQAKINVNSANQNYDIIKTGTTSGLGNTAQTQVRATVSGMVLDVPVKAGNQVIEANNFNEGTSIASLADVKQMIFEGKVDESEVGKIKEGLPLEITVGAIEDKKFDAILDYIAPKGVAENGAVQFEIKGSLKKMDSTFIRAGLSANASIILEKAENVLAIKEALVQYDKDTQKPYVEVEVGDQEFERKDVELGISDGIFVEVKSGISKDDKIKVWNQVQGVPKYAQQ comes from the coding sequence ATGAAAAGAACAAAAACCGTCATCATACTAGCGCTTATCGTTATCGTATTTGGTGCTGCCCTATTTTATCTGTGGAAAAAAAATCAAGAAGATCCAATAACATATACCTCAGAAAGCCCTACGGAACAAACTATCGTTGTTAAAACTGTAGCAACAGGAAGTATTGTTCCTAAGGAAGAAATCTTAATCAAGCCAAACATTTCTGGAGTGATTGAAGAAGTTTTTATTGAAGCTGGCGAATATGTGAAATCTGGTGATTTAATTGCACAGATTAAAGTGATTCCGAATGCCTCAAGTTTAACAAGTGCTAAAAACAATATTGCTTCTAATCAAACGGCGCTTCAAACGGCTAAAATAAATTTGCAAACACAGCAGTCCAATTACGATAGACAAAAGGCCTTGTTTGATAAAGGTGTGATTTCTGCCAATGATTTTGAAGGTGTTAAAAATTCATATCTTCAAACTAAACAAAGTGTTGAACAAGCCAAAATAAATGTGAATTCTGCCAATCAGAACTATGATATTATTAAAACAGGAACAACTTCAGGTTTAGGAAACACAGCACAAACGCAAGTGAGAGCCACAGTTTCAGGAATGGTTTTAGATGTGCCAGTTAAAGCAGGAAATCAAGTTATTGAAGCCAATAATTTCAACGAGGGTACCTCAATAGCATCACTAGCTGATGTTAAACAAATGATTTTTGAAGGTAAGGTCGATGAAAGTGAAGTTGGAAAAATTAAAGAAGGTTTACCTCTTGAAATTACGGTAGGTGCCATAGAAGATAAAAAGTTCGATGCTATTTTAGATTATATAGCACCAAAAGGGGTTGCTGAAAACGGAGCGGTTCAGTTCGAAATAAAAGGATCCCTCAAAAAAATGGATTCAACATTTATAAGAGCAGGTTTAAGCGCCAATGCGTCTATTATATTAGAAAAAGCAGAAAACGTATTAGCCATAAAAGAAGCTCTTGTTCAATATGACAAAGACACACAAAAACCATACGTTGAAGTCGAAGTTGGCGATCAAGAATTTGAGAGAAAGGATGTGGAATTAGGCATAAGCGATGGTATTTTTGTCGAAGTGAAAAGTGGTATTTCCAAAGACGATAAAATTAAAGTTTGGAATCAGGTACAAGGCGTTCCAAAATATGCACAACAATAA
- a CDS encoding cytochrome c oxidase subunit 3, translating into MDSTVATGTEDKIWGGGNRPLRASYGKLMMWFFIVSDALTFSGFLAAYGFSRFKFINEWPIADEVFTHVPFLHGRELPMIYVAFMTFVLIMSSVTMVLAVDAGHHMNKAKVTIYMFLTIIGGAIFVGSQAWEWATFIQGDYGAVQSKGGNILQFGEYVTVDGVEKFKRVSIDDIAIPIADVRVEHERKNGVWFREEASLPPYTVNEIYAGLQANENVLVRTQFIDENGHKTVLSRAESLKQIKENGQRVVKGANLEVNEYGTTLFADFFFFITGFHGFHVFSGVIINIIIFFNVILGTYERRGSYEMVEKVGLYWHFVDLVWVFVFTFFYLV; encoded by the coding sequence ATGGATTCTACAGTAGCTACTGGTACAGAAGATAAAATTTGGGGAGGAGGCAACAGGCCTCTTAGAGCAAGTTACGGAAAATTGATGATGTGGTTTTTCATTGTATCTGATGCATTAACATTTTCGGGTTTCTTGGCAGCTTATGGTTTTTCGAGATTTAAGTTTATCAACGAGTGGCCAATTGCAGATGAAGTGTTTACACACGTACCCTTTTTACATGGTCGGGAATTGCCAATGATTTACGTGGCATTTATGACCTTTGTACTTATTATGTCTTCGGTAACGATGGTATTAGCAGTAGATGCTGGTCATCATATGAATAAAGCCAAAGTAACCATATATATGTTTCTTACCATTATTGGTGGTGCAATTTTCGTAGGCTCACAAGCTTGGGAATGGGCAACATTTATTCAGGGCGATTATGGTGCTGTGCAATCTAAAGGTGGAAATATTTTACAGTTTGGAGAATATGTCACTGTGGATGGTGTAGAAAAATTTAAACGCGTTTCCATTGATGATATCGCTATACCAATTGCCGATGTAAGAGTAGAGCACGAAAGAAAGAATGGCGTTTGGTTTAGAGAAGAAGCATCTTTACCGCCTTATACGGTAAATGAGATATATGCTGGTTTACAAGCCAATGAAAATGTTTTGGTAAGAACCCAGTTTATTGACGAAAATGGTCATAAAACAGTATTGTCTAGAGCCGAATCCTTGAAACAAATAAAAGAGAATGGGCAACGCGTAGTGAAAGGGGCAAACCTTGAGGTAAATGAATACGGAACCACATTATTTGCCGATTTCTTTTTCTTTATTACAGGTTTTCACGGTTTCCACGTATTTTCTGGTGTCATAATCAACATTATTATTTTCTTTAATGTTATTCTTGGTACCTATGAGCGTCGAGGAAGTTATGAGATGGTTGAAAAAGTGGGATTATACTGGCACTTTGTCGATTTGGTATGGGTATTTGTATTCACATTCTTCTATTTAGTATAA
- a CDS encoding TolC family protein, with the protein MKKSIIIIAAILLGFSANAQNKKWTLKECVEYALENNISVKQSELDVDLADVDKLTAIGNFIPSLNAGGGVSENTGLSFNPVTNNAQTTTFLSVTGRINMGYTLFDGLRNFRQLQRADISKLASQYSLDKMKDDISLFVANNYLQVILNKANLEVFKSQNEVTKAQIQRTQELVDAGSLPRGDLLEIKATDASEQQSIINAENNIRISLISLAQLLLIKDYENFDIEDEGYNVVDDGISEKTVSEIVAKAKETRSEIKIAEQNVALAKKDLQIAKSANYPTLSAFFSYDTRYTDATSFDQRIDPNNPTVTQQIGTVEGTGQAVIGEFPNTSNVIVGADPFLDQLYLNDGIAYGLQLNIPILNGFSTKGNIKRSKVNLERSKFQLEQTELDLESTVYQAYVDAKGALKSYEAAKLAVESQELAYDYAKERYDVGLTNAFDFSQSKQRFDNANIELNRAKYDYIFKLKVLELYFGIPATELKF; encoded by the coding sequence ATGAAAAAATCAATCATTATCATAGCTGCAATACTATTAGGTTTTTCGGCAAATGCACAAAATAAAAAATGGACGCTAAAGGAGTGTGTAGAATATGCTTTAGAAAATAATATTTCTGTTAAGCAAAGTGAACTGGATGTGGATTTGGCAGATGTAGATAAGTTAACTGCCATCGGAAATTTTATACCGAGTTTAAATGCTGGTGGAGGTGTCTCAGAAAATACAGGTTTAAGTTTTAACCCCGTAACTAATAATGCACAAACAACAACGTTTTTGTCTGTTACAGGACGAATAAACATGGGATATACCTTATTTGATGGTCTTCGCAACTTTAGACAATTACAGCGTGCAGACATTTCTAAATTAGCAAGTCAATACAGTCTTGATAAAATGAAAGATGATATATCTTTGTTTGTTGCAAATAACTATTTGCAAGTAATATTGAACAAGGCCAATCTGGAAGTCTTTAAATCACAGAATGAAGTGACTAAGGCACAAATCCAAAGAACACAAGAATTAGTGGATGCAGGGTCTTTACCACGAGGTGATCTTTTAGAAATTAAAGCCACAGATGCCAGCGAACAGCAATCCATTATAAATGCGGAAAACAATATTCGGATTTCTTTAATTAGTTTAGCACAGTTATTATTAATTAAAGATTACGAAAATTTCGATATAGAAGATGAAGGATATAATGTTGTAGATGATGGTATTTCAGAGAAAACCGTTTCAGAAATCGTAGCGAAAGCCAAAGAAACACGTTCCGAAATTAAGATTGCTGAACAGAATGTGGCCTTGGCCAAAAAAGATCTACAAATAGCTAAGAGCGCCAATTATCCAACCTTGTCAGCATTTTTTAGCTATGACACACGTTACACAGATGCAACTTCTTTCGATCAGCGAATAGATCCAAATAACCCGACAGTAACGCAGCAAATTGGTACCGTAGAAGGTACAGGTCAAGCTGTCATAGGTGAATTTCCTAACACAAGTAACGTAATAGTAGGTGCAGATCCATTTTTAGATCAGTTATATCTAAATGATGGAATTGCTTATGGATTGCAGTTAAATATTCCTATTTTAAATGGGTTTTCAACTAAAGGCAACATTAAAAGAAGTAAAGTCAATTTAGAACGCTCTAAATTTCAATTGGAGCAAACTGAATTAGATTTGGAATCCACGGTGTATCAAGCTTATGTAGATGCCAAAGGCGCTCTGAAATCTTATGAAGCGGCAAAATTAGCCGTAGAATCCCAAGAGTTGGCATATGATTATGCAAAAGAGCGTTATGATGTAGGGTTAACCAACGCTTTCGATTTTAGCCAATCTAAACAACGGTTCGACAATGCTAATATTGAATTGAATCGTGCTAAATACGATTATATTTTTAAGTTAAAGGTTCTCGAATTGTATTTCGGTATTCCTGCAACTGAATTAAAGTTTTAA
- a CDS encoding ABC transporter ATP-binding protein produces MIQIKDLHKSYHMGSNSLHVLKGINFDVKEGELVSIMGSSGSGKSTLLNILGMLDEADSGQYILDNVPIKNLNEKIAAKYRNQFLGFIFQSFNLINYKSALDNVSMPLYYKGVKRKERTERAMHYLEKVGLAQWSHHLPSELSGGQKQRVAIARALASDPKVLLADEPTGALDTKTSYEVMDLIQGINDEGKTILVVTHEHDIAQMTKRIVNLKDGVIIDDSKVEQVRASLHV; encoded by the coding sequence ATGATTCAAATTAAAGATCTACACAAATCTTACCACATGGGAAGCAACTCGCTTCACGTACTTAAAGGAATAAATTTTGATGTTAAAGAAGGGGAGTTGGTATCTATTATGGGGTCTTCAGGCTCTGGAAAATCCACCTTATTGAATATTCTAGGGATGTTGGATGAAGCAGATTCAGGTCAATACATTCTCGACAATGTACCAATCAAAAACTTAAACGAAAAAATTGCGGCTAAATATAGAAATCAGTTTCTCGGATTCATTTTTCAATCGTTCAACCTTATCAATTACAAAAGTGCTTTAGACAATGTGTCTATGCCTTTATATTATAAAGGCGTCAAGCGAAAAGAGCGCACAGAGAGAGCCATGCATTACCTCGAAAAAGTAGGTTTGGCACAATGGTCTCATCATTTACCAAGTGAACTTTCTGGTGGGCAAAAACAACGTGTAGCAATTGCGAGAGCATTAGCAAGTGACCCAAAAGTGTTATTGGCAGATGAACCAACAGGAGCCTTAGATACAAAGACCTCTTACGAAGTTATGGACCTCATTCAAGGGATCAATGACGAGGGTAAAACCATATTGGTCGTTACCCACGAGCATGATATAGCACAAATGACCAAACGCATTGTTAACCTAAAGGATGGTGTTATTATAGATGATAGCAAAGTAGAACAAGTAAGAGCGTCACTACATGTTTGA
- a CDS encoding SCO family protein: MSKRTNYSYVGITFIILVFGIIFVPKIIDRISDGDIVRDGSRSQDVSTSTIEEKNTKKGKSDLAYLEINGQPKKVPAFSFTNQDGKIITNADYLGKVYVVEFFFTTCPTICPIMNRNLVEVQNQFKDFENFGVASFTITPDIDTPEVLKAYAEKYNITNPNWNLLTGDETDIYKLANEGFNLYTAKDESVEGGFEHSGNFALIDKEGFIRSRKDNFGNPLIFYNGLIPEAVGVDEDGIPQEITILKEDIAKLLKE, from the coding sequence ATGAGTAAAAGAACGAACTATTCGTATGTCGGTATTACATTTATCATTCTAGTTTTCGGAATTATTTTTGTCCCGAAAATAATAGACCGTATCAGTGATGGCGACATCGTTAGAGATGGAAGTCGAAGTCAGGATGTGTCAACTTCAACAATAGAAGAAAAAAACACGAAAAAAGGTAAAAGTGATTTAGCCTATTTGGAAATTAACGGCCAACCTAAAAAAGTACCAGCATTTAGTTTCACAAACCAAGATGGTAAAATCATTACCAACGCGGATTATTTAGGTAAAGTCTATGTGGTGGAGTTCTTTTTTACCACGTGCCCAACCATTTGTCCAATAATGAACCGAAACTTAGTGGAGGTCCAAAATCAATTTAAGGATTTTGAAAATTTTGGTGTTGCTTCGTTTACAATCACACCAGATATTGATACGCCAGAAGTTTTAAAAGCTTATGCAGAAAAATACAATATCACAAATCCGAATTGGAACTTATTAACAGGCGATGAAACGGATATTTATAAGTTAGCTAATGAAGGTTTTAATCTCTACACCGCTAAAGACGAAAGTGTAGAAGGTGGTTTTGAGCACTCGGGAAATTTTGCTTTAATAGATAAAGAAGGTTTTATAAGGTCTAGAAAAGACAACTTCGGAAATCCGTTAATTTTTTATAATGGTTTAATTCCAGAAGCCGTTGGAGTTGATGAAGATGGAATTCCTCAGGAAATAACGATTTTGAAAGAAGATATAGCCAAGCTTTTAAAAGAATAG
- a CDS encoding ABC transporter permease, whose translation MFSRDRWEEILEALNANKFRTFLTAFGVFWGITILVLLLALTNGLKNGVTADFGDFATNSMFMWTQGTSKPYKGLPKGRYFNYKIGDVAAIKSQIPNLKYVSPRNQLGGFRGANNVIRGTKTGAFEIYGDYPEFIKQQPLDILQGRFISYSDIEAKRKICVIGTGVVKGLYDKNEDVLGTYIKVNGVNFLVVGTFKMSNSQGDSEQDASTIYIPFTTFSQAFNRGENVGWMAITANDGTSITTLKQQVFDLMKSRHKVHPEDDRAIGHFDLSEQFERVNGLFSILTIVGYFVGALVLMSGIIGISNIMLIVVKERTKEIGVRRALGASPWTIKSQILQESLILTILSGMVGISFAALVIWVMNTILDNVGPVQNFANPSVSMQVVFTALIILVVSGLLAGLIPANSATKMKPVDALRIE comes from the coding sequence ATGTTTAGTAGAGACCGTTGGGAAGAAATACTGGAGGCTTTAAACGCAAATAAGTTTAGAACCTTCTTAACAGCGTTTGGCGTATTTTGGGGCATTACCATTTTGGTACTGTTGCTAGCTTTGACCAATGGACTTAAAAATGGTGTCACTGCAGATTTTGGGGATTTTGCAACCAATTCAATGTTTATGTGGACTCAAGGGACATCTAAGCCCTATAAAGGTTTACCAAAAGGACGTTACTTTAATTATAAAATTGGTGATGTTGCCGCTATAAAATCTCAAATACCAAATTTAAAATACGTGTCACCTAGAAATCAATTGGGTGGTTTTAGAGGTGCAAACAACGTAATCAGAGGTACAAAAACCGGAGCATTTGAAATTTATGGTGATTATCCTGAGTTTATAAAGCAACAACCATTGGATATTCTACAGGGACGTTTTATAAGTTACTCAGATATAGAAGCTAAACGTAAAATCTGTGTAATAGGTACAGGTGTTGTAAAGGGTTTGTACGATAAAAATGAGGATGTCTTAGGAACTTACATCAAAGTAAACGGCGTCAATTTTTTAGTCGTAGGTACATTTAAAATGAGTAATAGCCAAGGGGATTCTGAGCAGGATGCGAGCACCATTTACATCCCTTTTACCACCTTCAGTCAAGCTTTCAATAGAGGGGAAAATGTGGGTTGGATGGCCATTACTGCTAATGATGGCACATCTATAACAACACTAAAACAACAAGTTTTCGACTTAATGAAGTCAAGACATAAAGTTCATCCCGAAGATGATAGGGCTATTGGCCATTTCGATTTATCAGAGCAATTTGAACGTGTCAATGGTTTGTTTTCTATTTTAACAATAGTTGGCTATTTTGTGGGCGCATTGGTCTTAATGTCTGGCATCATTGGTATTAGTAATATTATGCTCATCGTAGTAAAAGAACGAACAAAAGAAATTGGAGTCAGACGTGCATTAGGCGCAAGTCCTTGGACTATAAAATCCCAGATTTTACAGGAAAGTTTAATTTTGACCATATTATCTGGTATGGTTGGGATTTCGTTTGCTGCCTTAGTAATTTGGGTAATGAACACGATATTGGATAACGTAGGGCCTGTTCAAAATTTCGCAAATCCAAGTGTTAGTATGCAAGTAGTGTTCACAGCTTTAATAATATTAGTAGTTTCAGGTTTGTTGGCAGGATTGATCCCAGCTAATAGCGCCACAAAAATGAAACCTGTAGATGCCTTGAGAATCGAATAA
- a CDS encoding ABC transporter permease, whose translation MFDLERWQEIFETLSKNKLRTFLTGLSVASGIFILVILLGFSKGIENGVKSQFEQDATNRISVWTGVTTKGYKGLNPGRYIQLKNSSFKAVENKYDNYLEYRTKDYAIWGATVSYNNETGDYRVRGTSPDNQFIENADIGSGRFINQSDVDGSKKVAVIGNKMKTDLFKGDDPINQNLQIFGMNFKVVGVFFDPGGDREEGQVYIPVSTAQKVFNAGENIRNMAFTVKMANNFDEAVVQSNAIAEGIEQQLKEIHTVAPDDVSAVRVFNTLEEAQKIYSLIATIRAVFWFVGIGTIIAGIVGVGNIMLIIVKERTKEIGIRKALGALPMSIVGMILQEAVFVTMFAGLFGLIFGLGLLELVGPQIESDFIKYPQVDFNIALTTVFLLVFAGALAGFIPAYRAAMIKPIDALRDE comes from the coding sequence ATGTTTGATTTAGAACGTTGGCAAGAGATATTCGAAACCTTGAGCAAAAATAAATTGCGAACGTTTCTTACGGGACTTTCTGTAGCGTCCGGAATCTTCATTTTGGTAATACTCCTCGGATTTAGTAAAGGTATCGAAAATGGCGTAAAATCTCAATTTGAACAAGATGCGACCAATAGAATTTCTGTTTGGACAGGCGTCACAACGAAGGGCTACAAAGGTTTAAATCCGGGACGATATATTCAACTTAAAAATTCAAGTTTTAAGGCTGTTGAAAATAAATATGATAACTATTTAGAATACAGAACAAAGGATTATGCCATTTGGGGAGCAACCGTTTCCTATAATAATGAAACGGGAGATTATCGCGTTCGTGGTACTTCACCAGACAATCAGTTTATTGAAAATGCAGATATAGGATCAGGTCGTTTTATCAATCAATCTGATGTTGATGGTAGTAAAAAAGTTGCTGTTATTGGGAACAAAATGAAAACTGATCTTTTTAAAGGTGACGATCCAATCAATCAGAATCTTCAGATTTTTGGAATGAATTTTAAAGTGGTCGGTGTGTTTTTTGATCCAGGAGGAGATCGTGAAGAAGGACAAGTTTATATTCCAGTGTCCACAGCCCAAAAAGTATTTAATGCAGGAGAGAATATTAGAAATATGGCATTTACAGTAAAAATGGCTAATAATTTTGACGAAGCTGTTGTGCAGTCCAATGCTATTGCAGAAGGTATTGAACAGCAACTTAAGGAAATCCATACGGTTGCACCAGATGATGTAAGTGCTGTAAGGGTTTTTAACACATTAGAGGAAGCACAGAAAATATATTCATTAATTGCAACTATTAGGGCTGTGTTTTGGTTTGTAGGTATCGGTACTATTATTGCTGGTATAGTTGGCGTAGGTAATATTATGCTAATTATTGTAAAAGAACGTACCAAGGAAATTGGTATAAGAAAAGCGTTGGGAGCATTGCCAATGTCTATAGTAGGTATGATTCTTCAAGAAGCCGTTTTTGTAACCATGTTTGCAGGTTTATTCGGATTAATATTCGGGTTGGGATTATTGGAATTGGTTGGACCTCAAATAGAGAGTGACTTTATAAAATACCCACAAGTGGATTTTAATATAGCACTGACAACAGTATTTCTTTTGGTGTTTGCTGGTGCTTTAGCAGGATTTATTCCCGCATATAGAGCCGCGATGATTAAACCAATAGATGCATTAAGAGACGAATAA
- a CDS encoding efflux RND transporter periplasmic adaptor subunit — translation MSKTVKIIIGIVVLVLLLLVAGSKMGWFGKKGNFKAVIVKEVTIRDIVQTVSATGKIQPEVEVKISSEVSGEILELPFKEGQEVKKGDLLVRVNPDLIQSAVNRSQASYQNVRAGLEQAEANLKQAKADYDRNKTLFEKGVISKATWDQSIAAYETAIAGKNSAYYNVQSAAATVNEAKDNLNRTTIYAPMSGTISLLNVELGERVVGTQQMAGTEILRVANLKNMEVEVDVNENDIVKVAIGDSTIVEVDAYLKKEFKGVVTEIANSAEGTLAADQVTNFKVKVRIIEESYKDLTDGKPETYSPFRPGMTATVDVITKIQKDAISVPISAIVIKTDTSSTKKPYSKTVSNEVDDLEKEEQKFECVFINDNGKAKLKVVETGIQDDTNIEIVSGLTKEDKIITGPYNMVSKNLNPGDLVEVTNKNPETSEEQED, via the coding sequence ATGAGCAAAACAGTAAAAATCATTATAGGAATCGTCGTCCTTGTACTCCTTCTTTTGGTCGCTGGATCAAAAATGGGATGGTTTGGGAAAAAAGGAAATTTTAAAGCAGTTATTGTCAAAGAAGTAACTATTCGAGATATTGTGCAAACCGTATCTGCAACAGGGAAAATTCAGCCGGAAGTTGAAGTAAAGATTTCTTCTGAAGTTTCTGGTGAAATTCTGGAATTGCCTTTTAAAGAAGGACAGGAGGTTAAAAAGGGAGACTTGTTAGTGCGTGTAAATCCAGATTTAATTCAGTCGGCCGTTAATCGCTCACAAGCGTCCTATCAAAATGTAAGAGCTGGTTTAGAACAAGCAGAAGCCAATTTAAAACAGGCCAAGGCGGATTACGATAGAAACAAAACACTATTTGAAAAAGGTGTGATTTCTAAAGCTACTTGGGACCAATCTATTGCAGCTTATGAAACCGCCATTGCAGGTAAAAATTCTGCTTATTACAATGTACAAAGTGCTGCAGCAACTGTAAACGAAGCTAAAGATAATTTAAATAGAACAACCATCTACGCACCAATGAGTGGCACCATTTCACTTTTGAATGTTGAATTAGGGGAACGTGTGGTAGGAACACAGCAAATGGCAGGAACGGAAATTCTGCGTGTGGCCAATTTAAAAAACATGGAAGTTGAAGTTGATGTCAATGAAAATGACATTGTAAAAGTAGCCATTGGCGATTCTACTATTGTTGAGGTTGATGCTTATTTAAAGAAAGAGTTTAAAGGTGTTGTTACGGAAATAGCAAATTCAGCAGAAGGAACTTTAGCGGCAGATCAGGTCACTAATTTTAAAGTTAAAGTTAGAATCATTGAAGAATCGTATAAAGATTTAACGGATGGAAAACCAGAAACCTATTCGCCTTTCAGACCTGGAATGACTGCAACTGTTGATGTGATTACTAAAATACAAAAAGATGCGATTTCAGTTCCAATTAGTGCCATTGTGATTAAGACCGATACAAGTTCCACAAAAAAACCTTACAGCAAAACGGTAAGTAATGAAGTTGACGATTTAGAAAAAGAAGAACAGAAGTTTGAATGTGTATTTATCAATGACAATGGAAAAGCAAAATTGAAAGTCGTGGAAACAGGTATTCAAGATGATACTAATATTGAAATTGTTTCAGGCTTAACTAAAGAGGATAAGATTATTACAGGTCCTTATAACATGGTTTCCAAAAACTTGAATCCTGGTGATCTGGTAGAAGTAACAAATAAAAATCCAGAAACTTCAGAAGAACAGGAAGATTAA
- a CDS encoding cytochrome C oxidase subunit IV family protein — MAHEHKLEIFRGLVKFKSNTSKIWGVLVFLTIVTLIEVVLGIYKPDFLMETWIDPIEGGFFATLGNIILSPFVYMKPLNLIFILLTIVKAYYITWDFMHMRDETGSLRKMVVWTGVFLICYLIFIMLQEGGYVFDVYNGEDALIKKDF, encoded by the coding sequence ATGGCACACGAACATAAATTAGAAATATTTAGAGGTTTAGTTAAGTTTAAATCCAACACAAGCAAAATTTGGGGCGTTCTAGTATTCCTTACTATAGTGACACTTATAGAAGTGGTGTTAGGTATTTATAAACCAGATTTTTTAATGGAGACTTGGATTGATCCTATAGAAGGTGGATTCTTTGCTACATTAGGTAATATTATTTTATCGCCTTTTGTATATATGAAACCTTTAAATCTAATTTTCATTTTATTAACTATTGTGAAAGCCTACTACATTACATGGGATTTTATGCACATGAGAGATGAAACTGGCAGCTTGAGAAAAATGGTGGTTTGGACAGGCGTATTCCTTATTTGTTATTTGATTTTTATTATGTTACAAGAAGGTGGTTATGTCTTTGACGTTTACAATGGCGAAGACGCTTTAATCAAGAAGGATTTTTAA